The genomic DNA TGGTGATCACCTTGTCCGCTGCGGCGATCATTTCCGGCGTCAGTAAACGGGGTTTCTTCCGGCTCAGGTCAAAACCGAGTTCCGCAATGGCTTCGGCGACCACCGTATTGACGTTATCCCCCGGTGCCGTCCCGGCTGATTCAGCCGTCGCTTTGCCGCCGGCCAGGGCGTTAAAAAATTCCTCGGCCATCTGGCTGCGGCCGGAGTTGTGGATACAGACAAAAAGCACTTTTTTCACTGCCTAATACTTCCCGCCGATCTCCTCCTGTTTGCCGGTGACCACAAAGACCACCCGCTCGCAGATATTGGTTACCCGGTCGGCGGAGCGTTCCAGGTTATGTCCCGCCCAGATAAGCCGGGTCGCCCGGCTGGCGGTTTTGGGATTTTCAGCCATGAACAGCAGTAATTC from Dehalogenimonas sp. W includes the following:
- a CDS encoding arsenate reductase ArsC, which codes for MKKVLFVCIHNSGRSQMAEEFFNALAGGKATAESAGTAPGDNVNTVVAEAIAELGFDLSRKKPRLLTPEMIAAADKVITMGCMKDEGVCPVTFTPAEDWGLPDPKGQDLATVREIRDEIKQRVAELVERL